In Mytilus edulis chromosome 13, xbMytEdul2.2, whole genome shotgun sequence, a single window of DNA contains:
- the LOC139501364 gene encoding achacin-like, with protein sequence MADSSCDDIAIIGAGIAGTYAAWRLRKQNKQITIYEFSNRVGGRMYTLHFPGIPDINIELGAMRYRPEEHKLLNDTILQLGLPIIDFPLGDGIHRDTRRYVRGVHLREDELGMDRLKTPFNLSAEEFKPVDELRWYVL encoded by the exons atgGCCG ACAGTTCGTGTGACGATATTGCAATCATCGGAGCGGGCATTGCAGGGACATATGCTGCATGGAGACTAcgtaaacaaaataaacagataacTATTTATGAGTTCTCAAATCGAGTAGGTGGACGAATGTATACTTTACACTTCCCTGGTATACCAGACATCAACATTGAATTAGGGGCTATGAGATATAGACCTGAAG AGCATAAATTGTTGAACGACACAATTCTACAACTCGGGCTACCAATAATAGATTTCCCATTAGGAGACGGTATACACAGAGATACACGACGTTACGTACGAGGCGTTCATCTTCGAGAGGATGAGCTTGGAATGGATCGATTaaaaacaccctttaatctatcTGCTGAAGAATTTAAACCAGTAGACGAATTGAGATGGTATGTCTTATAG
- the LOC139501363 gene encoding aplysianin-A-like — protein MFRNNTDVLTTTVPDAIKQLHVKTRDGVAMYKQSIQSVKHKSISIEAQNYIEQTSAFRATETVTSASMNVMTSPPSTSSKRVSKTVATGMNSIPIALLREFLLTSSRHCLKLNNHLKAITKNNDDAYELYFETTETIKGRTRIQWEKMATKRCARKVILAINRLALEILDWEGLRQPRIWELITKSVLDSPNGKYFLAYNEPWWLKSPVYGSYTITDTPLNQIYDFGTSKTNPKRSVLLPMYSDFCLSTWLEMAERDNKTTVTDGDIIFPIGKEIIQMTNKYLSEIFKIPVKDIPHPTHGVLCIWKSYPYGGADQAFMPGYIYTDIDKEMVKPSNKDDIYTACNAFNARSWSWWSNSALQAVELIMPYFGLQRKE, from the exons ATGTTCAGAAATAACACAGATGTTTTAACTACAACAGTACCTGATGCCATTAAACAGCTACACGTAAAAACTAGAGACGGTGTTGCAATGTATAAACAAAG tatACAGTCTGTAAAACACAAGTCAATAAGTATAGAAGCCCAAAATTACATTGAACAGACCAGCGCATTTCGTGCCACTGAGACAGTTACAAGTGCCTCAATGAATGTTATGACATCGCCGCCATCTACATCGTCTAAACGGGTTTCTAAAACAGTTGCAACGGGAATGAATTCCATACCAATTGCATTACTTAGAGAATTCCTGCTGACTAGTTCAAG GCATTGTCTAAAATTGAACAATCATCTCAAAGCAATTACCAAAAATAATGACGACGCATATGAGCTTTACTTTGAAACGACGGAAACTATTAAGGGAAGGACTCGTATACAGTGG gAGAAAATGGCAACAAAGAGATGCGCACGAAAAGTAATTCTTGCCATTAATAGACTAGCACTGGAAATACTCGACTGGGAAGGACTTAGACAACCACGAATATGGGAACTAATTACAAAAAGTGTCCTTGATTCGCCgaatggaaaatattttcttgCCTACAACGAACCTTGGTGGCTTAAATCTCCTGTGTATGGAAGTTACACAATAACAGATACACCACTGAACCAAATATACGACTTCGGCACTTCAAAAACTAATCCAAAGCGGTCTGTTCTATTGCCTATGTACTCAGATTTCTGTTTATCGACATGGTTGGAAATGGCAGAACGAGATAACAAGACAACAGTAACAGATGGTGACATTATATTCCCTATTGGTAAGGAAATTATACAGATGACTAATAAATATCTgtctgaaatatttaaaatacctGTCAAAGATATACCACATCCAACACATGGCGTATTGTGCATTTGGAAAAGTTATCCTTATGGCGGTGCCGACCAAGCTTTTATGCCTGGATATATTTATACAGATATTGATAAAGAGATGGTCAAACCGTCAAATAAAGATGACATTTATACTGCCTGTAATGCATTTAATGCGCGTTCATGGTCATGGTGGTCAAATTCTGCTTTACAGGCAGTAGAACTCATCATGCCGTATTTTGGGTTACAAAGAAAGGAGTAG
- the LOC139500182 gene encoding aplysianin-A-like, whose translation MCMWKLAYVLILLSVVRIEAFRHSSKRCDDVAIIGAGIAGTYSGWRLRNLNQKITIYEYSDRVGGRCYTLQFPETPDINVELGALRFKPKSHTLLHDTIRKLGLRVEKFELGIGPSNDTIVAVRGTHLRHQDLGGFKTPYILHSNERKPVHQLKWEMFRNNTDVLTTNVPEDVKRFYIKDVDGIEIYKQSITSLYNKFLTPEAQKYIRETSGFAEYDISAAVQVVEYPPSNEEAEVLTVTKGFQSIPTTLLERFLNESRRNQLKLNHHLKAIRKSKSGIYNLYFQPTVTTNGRTRISSDGLLIKKCAKKVILAVNRLSLERLDWHGLYQPHIREYLTKAVKDISAGKSYLSYNSPWWKSSPLYSDYAISDTPLKQTYDFGTSKANPLNSVLQTMYTDKTPYISYWKELVERENSDVTDGDIAFPMGKEMVDITNKYLSYIYQLPLNVIPQPTNGVISLWHAYPYGGAWQVWMPGYIWHEVEKQMTKPSKDDDVFLVSNAFNSRSFSYWTNGALQAVELAMPYFGLESRE comes from the exons ATGTGTATGTGGAAACTAGCTTACGTTTTGATCTTACTGTCTGTGGTCAGGATTGAGGCTTTTCGTCATTCTT CAAAGCGTTGTGATGACGTAGCAATAATAGGTGCCGGTATAGCTGGGACATATTCCGGATGGAGATTGAGAAATCTAAATCAGAAAATTACTATATACGAATACTCAGACAGAGTAGGTGGAAGATGTTACACACTGCAATTTCCTGAAACACCTGACATCAATGTAGAATTGGGTGCTTTAAGGTTTAAACCTAAGT CGCATACGTTACTCCATGATACCATAAGAAAACTAGGACTACGAGTAGAAAAATTTGAGTTAGGCATAGGACCATCAAACGATACTATTGTTGCCGTACGAGGAACACATTTGCGTCATCAAGATTTAGGTGGATTTAAAACACCGTATATATTGCACTCAAATGAAAGAAAACCAGTTCATCAACTTAAATG GGAAATGTTTAGAAACAACACAGATGTATTAACGACCAATGTTCCAGAAGATGTCAAAAGGTTCTATATCAAAGATGTCGATGGCATAGAAATATATAAGCAAAG CATCACGTCTTTGTATAATAAGTTCCTTACACCAGAAGCACAAAAGTATATAAGAGAAACATCAGGATTTGCTGAATATGATATTAGTGCAGCTGTTCAAGTAGTAGAATATCCTCCATCTAATGAAGAGGCTGAAGTCCTAACTGTGACGAAAGGGTTTCAATCAATACCTACTACGTTACTTGAGAGGTTTTTAAATGAAAGTCGAAG GAACCAACTTAAACTAAATCACCATCTGAAAGCTATTCGGAAATCAAAAAGTGgcatttataatttgtattttcaaCCCACAGTTACGACAAATGGAAGGACACGCATTAGTTCG gatGGTCTCTTGATAAAAAAGTGCGCAAAGAAAGTAATTCTTGCAGTTAATAGATTATCACTGGAAAGACTTGACTGGCATGGTTTGTACCAACCACATATTAGGGAATATTTAACCAAAGCGGTAAAAGACATAAGTGCAGGAAAATCTTATCTTTCTTATAACTCACCATGGTGGAAAAGTTCCCCCCTTTACTCCGATTATGCTATATCAGACACTCCATTAAAACAAACGTACGATTTTGGAACATCAAAAGCTAATCCCCTAAATTCAGTACTACAAACAATGTACACAGATAAAACACCATACATATCTTACTGGAAGGAATTAGTTGAACGGGAAAACAGTGATGTAACTGATGGAGATATTGCATTTCCGATGGGGAAGGAAATGGTTGatattacaaataaatatctTAGTTACATATATCAACTCCCTTTAAATGTCATTCCACAGCCAACAAATGGCGTTATTAGCCTTTGGCATGCTTATCCATATGGTGGAGCATGGCAGGTATGGATGCCAGGATATATATGGCATGAAGTTGAAAAACAGATGACAAAACCGTCAAAGGATGACGACGTATTTCTCGTGTCTAATGCTTTTAATTCTCGTTCTTTTTCATATTGGACAAATGGAGCGCTCCAAGCTGTCGAACTAGCTATGCCATACTTTGGTCTAGAAAGTCGAGAGTAA